In a single window of the Drosophila miranda strain MSH22 chromosome XL, D.miranda_PacBio2.1, whole genome shotgun sequence genome:
- the LOC108154706 gene encoding neurogenic protein mastermind isoform X3, whose translation MEHFQTSLNPRKQELLEARFIGIRMSAGAQLQMAPQNTSTLSHHHPNQQPQQQPQQQLQQQQQQAPQVQQQQAPPQQQQQQHFANHHSSQQQQQTQQEQQNPQQQQQQQQILSQPHLQILQKHQHQLLPPHQLHQQQQQQQQQQHFHQQSLSLHQQHQQQHQVAAVAAAGGSSNPDSNMSTGSSHSEKDVNDILAGGAGAAAAAAAAAAAAAAGIGMSVPQCPSFPPTLGMQHSNNGGVGGVGGVGGANDMYITTATATTTPVKPRTPAERKRKRKMLHNAEDASGAGGGGGSGGAVNNSSGLGGGLKGKSLPFRDMPKVTMSLGLGERLSGTGVSGGAGGVSSGAGVGGGSSSSGTGAGGKSARLMLTGSDNKKINDYFNKQQSGVGVGVGVGVGVGVGVGGVGVGAGGNSATLRGTHTGSKSPSSAQQQQQQQTTQQQQPTVSVASGGVPASSVQVQVQTSQVQTSSAYSLYPASPQTQVAPSQVQQQQQTGADFHYVNSGKQQQQQQQRQQQQQPQTSNQMVPSHVVVGLGHALSLASIQPPLIQTQSQSAQTQQQQQQQLGPPATSTASGPGGVAVVASHPHQLSSLGVGGMGVGVSVGVGPPLPPPLPMPATITYSKATQTEVSLHEMQEREAEHETGKVKLDEMTRLSDEQKCQILGNQKTIDQHKSHIAKCIDVVKKLLKEKSSIEKKEARQKCMQNRLRLGQFVTQRVGATFQENWTDGYAFQELSRRQEEITAEREEIDRQKKQLMKKRPAESGRKRNNQNSNQNNQQQQNSNSNDSSQLTGGGGPGGTDRLGGGGGAAGSVDSGMGGQNSGALGGSGAGGVGGGGGGGGSGRGLSRSNSTQANQAQLLHNGGGGSGGNVGGNSGVGDRLSDRGGGGGLGGNDSGSCSDSGTFLKPDPVSGAYTAQEYYEYDEILKLRQNALKKEDADLQLEMEKLERERNLHIRELKRILNEDQSRFNNHPVLNDRYLLLMLLGKGGFSEVHKAFDLKEQRYVACKVHQLNKDWKEDKKANYIKHALREYNIHKALDHPRVVKLYDVFEIDANSFCTVLEYCDGHDLDFYLKQHKTIPEREARSIIMQVVSALKYLNEIKPPVIHYDLKPGNILLTEGNVCGEIKITDFGLSKVMDDENYNPDHGMDLTSQGAGTYWYLPPECFVVGKNPPKISSKVDVWSVGVIFYQCLYGKKPFGHNQSQATILEENTILKATEVQFSNKPTVSNEAKSFIRGCLAYRKEDRMDVFALARHEYIQPPIPKHGRGSLNQQQQAQQQQQQQQQQQQQQSSTSQANSTGQTSFSAHMFGNMNQSSSS comes from the exons ATGTCCGCTGGCGCGCAATTGCAGATGGCCCCACAGAACACTTCGACCCTAAGCCACCATCATCCCaaccagcagccgcagcagcagccccaacagcagctgcagcagcagcagcagcaggccccACAggtacagcaacagcaggctcctccccagcaacagcagcagcagcactttGCCAATCATCACAGCtcgcaacagcaacagcagacgcAACAGGAGCAACAGAatccccagcagcagcagcaacagcagcagatacTGTCGCAGCCACACCTACAGATCCTCCAGAAGCATCAGCATCAACTGCTGCCCCCACACCAGctgcaccagcagcaacagcaacaacagcagcagcagcatttcCACCAGCAATCGTTGAGCCTGCAccagcaacaccagcagcaacatcaggTGGCAGCGGTAGCAGCGGCTGGGGGCAGCAGCAATCCCGACTCGAATATGAGCACTGGCTCCTCGCACAGCGAGAAGGATGTTAACGATATTCTGGCcggaggagcaggagccgcagcagcggcagcggcagcagcggcggcggcggcggcgggcATCGGTATGTCGGTGCCGCAGTGCCCCAGTTTTCCACCGACCCTAGGGATGCAGCACTCGAACAACGGTGGCGTTGGTGGCGTTGGCGGCGTTGGTGGAGCCAATGACATGTACATaacgacggcgacggcgaccaCCACGCCGGTGAAGCCGCGCACGCCAGCCGAGCGAAAGCGCAAACGGAAGATGCTGCACAATGCGGAGGATGCGAGTGGTgcgggcggcggcggtggttcGGGCGGAGCCGTGAACAACAGCAGCGGGCTGGGGGGAGGCCTGAAGGGCAAGTCCCTGCCCTTTCGTGATATGCCCAAGGTGACCATGAGCCTCGGTCTCGGCGAGCGCCTCAGTGGGACGGGCGTTTCGGGCGGCGCCGGAGGCGTCTCCAGTGGAGCCGGCGTCGGCGGTGGCAGCTCCAGCTCTGGCACAGGAGCGGGCGGCAAGAGTGCGCGCCTCATGCTCACCGGCAGCGACAACAAGAAGATCAACGACTACTTCAACAAGCAGCAGTCGGGCGTTGGAGTGGGCGTAGGAGTGGGCGTGGGCGTTGGCGTTGGAGTCGGTGGAGTGGGTGTTGGAGCGGGCGGCAATTCGGCGACCCTACGCGGCACCCACACCGGCAGCAAGTCACCCTCATccgcccagcagcagcagcaacagcagaccacccaacagcaacagccgaCAGTGTCCGTTGCCTCGGGAGGAGTGCCCGCCTCCAGTGTCCAGGTGCAGGTGCAGACCAGCCAGGTGCAAACGAGCAGCGCATACTCCCTGTATCCCGCTAGTCCACAGACGCAGGTGGCGCCCAGCcaagtgcagcagcagcagcagaccgGAGCGGACTTCCACTACGTCAACTCCggcaagcagcagcaacagcagcagcaacgccagcagcagcagcagccacagacTTCCAATCAAATGGTTCCTTCGCACGTGGTCGTCGGCCTGGGGCATGCCCTCAGTCTGGCCTCCATCCAGCCGCCCCTCATCCAGACGCAGTCGCAGTCGGCCCAAacccaacagcagcaacagcagcagctcggGCCGCCCGCCACATCGACGGCCAGCGGGCCCGGCGGAGTGGCCGTTGTGGCCTCACATCCCCACCAGCTCAGCTCTCTGGGCGTCGGCGGTATGGGCGTGGGCGTTAGTGTGGGCGTGGGTCCGCCCTTGCCACCGCCACTGCCAATGCCCGCCACGATCACGTACAGCAAGGCAACGCAGACGGAGGTGTCGCTGCACGAGATGCAGGAGCGGGAGGCGGAGCACGAGACCGGGAAGGTGAAGCTGGACGAGATGACAAGACTGTCGGACGAGCAGAAGTGCCAGATACTGGGTAACCAGAAGACGATCGACCAGCACAAGTCGCACATTGCCAAGTGCATCGATGTCGTGAAGAAGCTGCTGAAGGAGAAGAGCAGCATCGAGAAGAAGGAGGCGCGCCAGAAGTGCATGCAGAATCGCCTGCGGCTGGGACAGTTTGTTACACAGCGTGTGGGCGCCACATTCCAG GAGAACTGGACGGACGGTTATGCGTTCCAGGAGCTGAGCCGACGGCAGGAGGAGATCACCGCCGAGCGCGAAGAGATCGACCGCCAGAAGAAGCAGCTGATGAAGAAGCGTCCGGCGGAGTCCGGACGCAAGCGGAACAACCAGAACAGCAACCAGaacaaccagcagcagcagaattCCAATTCCAATGATTCCTCCCAGCTCACGGGCGGCGGTGGCCCAGGCGGCACTGATCGCctcggtggcggtggcggtgccGCTGGCAGCGTTGACAGCGGAATGGGTGGCCAAAACTCGGGCGCTCTCGGTGGCTCCGGTGCCGGTGGTGTCGGCGGCGGCGGaggtggcggcggcagcggaCGCGGCCTCTCGCGCTCCAATTCGACGCAGGCCAACCAGGCACAGCTCCTGCACAACGGCGGTGGCGGGTCTGGCGGCAATGTCGGCGGCAATAGCGGCGTGGGTGATCGCCTCTCGGACCGCGGCGGCGGAGGCGGCCTTGGGGGCAACGACAGCGGCAGCTGTTCCGATTCGGGGACGTTCCTCAAGCCCGATCCCGTCTCGGGGGCCTACACAGCGCAGGAGTACTACGAATACGATGAGATCCTCAAGCTGCGACAGAACGCCCTCAAAAAGGAGGACGCCGATCTGCAGCTGGAGATGGAGAAGCTCGAGCGGGAGCGTAACCTTCACATACGTGAACTCAAGCGGATTCTCAACGAGGATCAG TCCCGCTTCAACAATCATCCCGTGCTGAACGATCGATATctgctgttgatgctgctgGGCAAGGGCGGCTTCTCCGAGGTGCACAAGGCCTTCGACCTCAAGGAGCAACGCTATGTCGCATGTAAGGTGCACCAATTAAACAAGGATTGGAAGGAGGATAAGAAAGCTAATTATATCAA ACACGCCCTGCGGGAATACAACATCCACAAGGCACTGGATCATCCTCGCGTCGTGAAGCTCTATGATGTGTTCGAGATCGATGCGAATTCCTTTTGCACCGTACTCGAGTACTGCGATGGCCACGATCTGGACTTTTATCTGAAGCAACATAAGACTATACCCGAGCGTGAAGCGCGCTCGATAATAATGCAG GTTGTATCTGCACTCAAGTATCTGAATGAGATTAAGCCACCGGTCATCCATTACGATCTGAAGCCCGGCAATATACTACTGACCGAAGGTAATGTCTGTGGCGAGATCAAGATCACCGACTTTGGCCTGTCCAAGGTGATGGATGACGAGAACTATAATCCAGATCATGGCATGGATCTAACCTCCCAGGGAGCGGGAACCTATTG gTATTTGCCACCCGAATGCTTTGTCGTTGGCAAAAATCCACCTAAAATCTCATCAAAAGTTGATGTATGGAGTGTTGGTGTGATATTCTATCAGTGTCTGTACGGAAAGAAGCCATTCGGGCATAATCAGTCGCAGGCCACCATCCTGGAGGAGAATACCATACTGAAAGCCACCGAAGTGCAGTTCTCCAATAAGCCAACTGTTTCGAATGAGGCAAAG AGCTTCATACGTGGATGTTTGGCGTATCGTAAAGAGGATCGCATGGATGTGTTTGCATTGGCAAGACACGAGTATATCCAGCCACCGATACCGAAGCATGGCAGGGGATCACtcaatcagcagcagcaggcgcagcagcagcaacaacagcagcagcagcaacagcagcaacagtcaTCGACATCGCAGGCCAATTCAACCGGCCAGACCTCGTTCTCAGCCCACATGTTTGGCAACATGAATCAGTCCAGCTCATCCTAG